A genomic window from Streptomyces mirabilis includes:
- a CDS encoding GH39 family glycosyl hydrolase has translation MGRHGWNSGARRWRLTALLGVGVAALALVVTLLNTLPGGGASTAGTTRDGDKVHGTPVTPPETPQPEVGWGFTHTQYSADQGSDTATRRVEGLLQKQSLPQIQHIMGWGAGNPEPSKGRYDFSEMDRRVDFMRKSGGTPVVTLCCSPDWMKGGKAGADNTNWSQAALETAPDRAHYADFAALAATVAKRYPDVRHFIVWNEFKGFWNDGKARWDYEGYTELYNLVYKALKKVNKDIQVGGPYLVMDSVDPRQTENASTTLKGTWGAMDQRVLDAFDYWNKNKAGADFVVVDGSSYTKDDDLLPNEFAATDKFTAVSRWAREQTHGLPLWWAEYYVEPADGNDERTGWSEARRVAVQAAGLIAMARGGATSGFYWNPEKEKGTDCAGCLWTPTDRAGGGAALPMLDLVSRFSRAFAPGSTYATVSVAPDDVPNVRVLATDKAVLVVNTLNRSINAQVDGKRFDMVAYEVKWLTR, from the coding sequence ATGGGACGTCATGGGTGGAATTCGGGGGCACGGCGGTGGCGGCTCACCGCGCTGCTCGGCGTGGGAGTGGCCGCGCTGGCCCTGGTGGTGACCTTGCTCAACACCCTGCCCGGAGGCGGCGCGAGCACCGCGGGCACCACCCGCGACGGGGACAAGGTGCACGGCACCCCCGTCACCCCGCCCGAAACGCCGCAACCCGAGGTGGGCTGGGGTTTCACCCACACCCAGTACAGCGCCGACCAGGGCAGTGACACGGCCACCCGGCGCGTCGAGGGGCTGCTGCAGAAGCAGTCGCTGCCGCAGATCCAGCACATCATGGGCTGGGGGGCGGGCAACCCCGAACCCTCCAAAGGGCGCTACGACTTCTCCGAGATGGACCGCCGTGTCGACTTCATGCGGAAGTCCGGCGGGACCCCGGTCGTCACCCTGTGCTGCTCCCCGGACTGGATGAAGGGCGGCAAGGCCGGCGCGGACAACACGAACTGGAGCCAGGCCGCCCTGGAGACCGCCCCGGACCGCGCCCACTACGCGGACTTCGCCGCGCTCGCCGCGACCGTCGCCAAGCGCTATCCGGACGTCCGTCACTTCATCGTCTGGAACGAGTTCAAGGGCTTCTGGAACGACGGCAAGGCCCGCTGGGACTACGAGGGCTACACCGAGCTCTACAACCTCGTCTACAAGGCGCTGAAGAAGGTCAATAAGGACATCCAGGTCGGCGGCCCCTACCTCGTCATGGACAGCGTCGACCCGCGCCAGACGGAGAACGCGTCGACGACCCTGAAGGGCACCTGGGGCGCCATGGACCAGCGGGTCCTCGACGCCTTCGACTACTGGAACAAGAACAAGGCGGGCGCCGACTTCGTCGTCGTCGACGGCTCCAGCTACACCAAGGACGACGACCTGCTCCCGAACGAGTTCGCGGCCACCGACAAGTTCACCGCCGTCAGCCGGTGGGCGCGCGAGCAGACCCACGGACTGCCTCTGTGGTGGGCCGAGTACTACGTCGAGCCCGCCGACGGCAACGACGAGCGCACGGGCTGGTCCGAGGCCCGCCGCGTCGCCGTCCAGGCCGCCGGCCTGATCGCGATGGCCCGCGGCGGCGCCACGTCCGGCTTCTACTGGAACCCGGAGAAGGAGAAGGGAACCGACTGCGCGGGCTGCCTGTGGACGCCGACCGACCGTGCCGGCGGCGGCGCGGCTCTGCCCATGCTCGACCTCGTCTCCCGCTTCAGCCGGGCGTTCGCCCCCGGCTCCACATACGCGACGGTGTCCGTGGCCCCCGACGACGTGCCCAACGTCCGCGTCCTCGCCACCGACAAGGCCGTCCTGGTCGTGAACACCCTGAACCGGTCCATCAACGCGCAGGTGGACGGCAAGCGGTTCGACATGGTGGCCTACGAAGTGAAGTGGCTCACCCGCTGA
- a CDS encoding DUF5925 domain-containing protein, translated as MSANPHDALPIRLNVDDSDSPSDVVDALFLGRFATGEQPHSHAANIDRVRSGATLLPPGARVLRSARDDDRSATLAEGDGWTLLVSRWNRGADVTVTATSTELAAKILDQATDGAADEPEPQPENVTMGFWYVSPRRGPHRTTRQISAGTWEEVRSNYTGPVADAMDGLMKTTPEDIAGRLLLLHGPPGTGKTSALRTLARSWRDWCQVDCVLDPERLFSDVGYLMDIAIGEEDGTGKGRWRLLLLEDCDELIRGEAKHTAGQALSRLLNLTDGLLGQGRNVLVGVTTNEDLERLHPAVVRPGRCLARIEVGALTRSEAVSWLGTEEGVGRDGATLAELYALRRGTTPTSVPDQREGADAGLYL; from the coding sequence ATGTCTGCCAACCCACACGACGCACTGCCGATCCGGCTCAACGTCGACGACAGCGACTCGCCGTCGGACGTCGTCGACGCGCTGTTCCTCGGCCGCTTCGCGACGGGCGAGCAGCCGCACTCGCACGCGGCGAACATCGACCGCGTACGGTCCGGGGCGACGCTCCTCCCACCGGGCGCCCGCGTGCTGCGCTCGGCCCGCGACGACGACCGCAGCGCCACGCTCGCCGAGGGCGACGGCTGGACCCTGCTGGTGTCCCGTTGGAACCGCGGCGCCGACGTCACGGTCACCGCGACCAGCACCGAACTGGCCGCCAAGATCCTCGACCAGGCGACGGACGGCGCGGCGGACGAACCCGAACCCCAGCCGGAGAACGTGACGATGGGGTTCTGGTACGTCTCCCCGCGCCGCGGCCCGCACCGCACCACCCGGCAGATCTCCGCGGGTACGTGGGAGGAGGTGCGGTCGAACTACACCGGACCGGTGGCGGACGCCATGGACGGGCTGATGAAGACGACGCCCGAGGACATCGCGGGCCGGCTGTTGCTGCTGCACGGGCCGCCCGGCACGGGCAAGACCTCCGCCCTGCGCACCCTGGCCCGTTCCTGGCGCGACTGGTGCCAGGTGGACTGCGTCCTCGACCCGGAGCGCCTCTTCTCCGACGTCGGCTATCTGATGGACATCGCGATCGGCGAGGAGGACGGCACGGGCAAGGGCCGCTGGCGGCTGCTCCTGCTGGAGGACTGCGACGAGCTGATCCGCGGCGAGGCCAAGCACACCGCGGGCCAGGCGCTCTCGCGGCTGCTCAACCTCACCGACGGCCTCCTCGGCCAGGGCCGCAACGTGCTCGTGGGCGTCACGACCAACGAGGACCTCGAGCGGCTCCACCCCGCCGTGGTCCGTCCCGGCCGCTGTCTCGCCCGGATCGAGGTCGGCGCGCTGACCCGCTCGGAGGCGGTGAGCTGGCTGGGCACGGAGGAGGGCGTCGGCCGCGACGGCGCGACCCTGGCCGAGCTGTACGCGCTGCGCCGGGGCACGACGCCGACGTCGGTGCCGGACCAGCGGGAGGGCGCGGACGCGGGGCTGTATCTGTAG